From the Eremothecium cymbalariae DBVPG#7215 chromosome 6, complete sequence genome, one window contains:
- a CDS encoding uncharacterized protein (similar to Ashbya gossypii AFR049W) produces the protein MLPLLDPYQHAQIACGGVDKVNSLPSSVSASSIEGATTLSFDSRSRNSLPNSLSSCQENGQQHSYQQHQQGLADCCSYGCPQVPQTIPEVPGYSRSSDGQSYGVPVYVPPNDDVMMWIDPMPARPPPYRSVNANQRIAYPVFEREEDGCLPAYRPAVYDVTVVMMKLEWVSPYQPATMRAWKHYIMEINSTQLNFYHIDDSLVRWIKENHKDSELDSFRPRAAASSALTDSASSSSSQHSSRFFSLHFSKEAYQFTGAEQEWIARKVKGDRKRYLSKDKLYKSYSLQFATFGIPMDYKKKSYVLRMRCQTNQFLLNFAYVDDMIMWNVLLSVGIGVALDLDQREMPSYRTVPRRRRCRRRRKRRTDNLATAHARGSAKSTSFVNCSRYNNVLGLVATSLERHQIWGSGRERSSNKGLPTADFGLGLGWRWRRRRPDDSCLNVQMSRESAYRHSCRTNESTITNITSRLKNIFTHDKKHCTTSTSLRMDAQNINGLYGIVEAKNEERFQVPSFPKSSLLKKHGASSASPVIDSGRQITHNGPSLMSSDTVSASTDSSSTTTPPIARLSSVTDPAVDRATGPSIGVETINIVPTIPEGFKPSGFREEHPVVCETEEEVIGAEDVDEDSMEVDISSNEGSENTQDDSHHSYHRTHNSIYLDEGILSESEDDYMYDMNNVPISNRLSGLESARWVTSSPNISSQLNMQFEYGSTQEKWNQPKKEIPRRRYIRDSLRCIRPLYDDDPWLGTILVHPVNVPLPSHCYQESFVDNSENQKDFISLSITKSRSGKRHHHHHHHHTNNNGRNQNNSNSQFLRSCIVGPMGLVGITTNRVPWTTNIN, from the coding sequence atgcTACCGTTGTTAGATCCATACCAGCATGCGCAAATTGCGTGTGGCGGTGTAGATAAGGTGAACTCTTTACCGTCTAGTGTTAGCGCTTCATCTATTGAGGGCGCTACTACATTATCATTTGATTCTAGGAGTAGAAATTCGCTTCCCAATAGTTTAAGTTCCTGTCAGGAAAATGGGCAGCAACACTCGTatcagcagcatcagcaggGGCTGGCTGATTGTTGTTCATATGGGTGTCCGCAGGTGCCGCAGACGATACCGGAAGTTCCGGGTTATAGCAGGTCTTCTGATGGACAGTCATATGGTGTGCCAGTGTATGTGCCACCAAATGACGATGTGATGATGTGGATTGATCCTATGCCTGCACGGCCGCCACCGTACCGGTCTGTTAATGCAAATCAACGAATAGCGTATCCTGTATTTGAAAGGGAGGAGGATGGTTGTTTACCTGCCTACAGGCCGGCGGTGTATGACGTAACAGTCGTTATGATGAAGTTGGAATGGGTGTCTCCGTACCAACCAGCTACAATGAGGGCGTGGAAACATTACATAATGGAGATCAATTCCACACAGCTCAATTTTTATCACATCGATGACTCGTTAGTCCGTTGGATCAAGGAGAACCATAAAGATTCAGAATTGGATTCATTCCGCCCGCGCGCAGCGGCGTCTTCCGCGTTAACAGATAGTGCTAGTAGTAGTTCTAGCCAACATAGTAGTCGATTTTTCTCGTTGCACTTCTCGAAGGAGGCGTATCAGTTTACTGGGGCAGAGCAGGAGTGGATAGCTCGTAAGGTAAAGGGTGATAGAAAACGGTATTTGTCCAAGGATAAGCTGTACAAAAGTTATTCGCTACAGTTCGCTACCTTCGGCATACCTATGgattataaaaagaagagtTATGTTCTTCGGATGCGGTGTCAGACCAATCAATTTCTACTAAATTTTGCTTATGTCGATGATATGATCATGTGGAATGTGCTTCTTTCGGTAGGAATAGGTGTTGCGTTGGATTTGGATCAGCGCGAGATGCCTTCATACAGGACTGTGCCCAGGAGACGTCGGTGTAGACGGCGCAGGAAGCGGCGTACAGATAACCTAGCAACTGCTCACGCTAGGGGTTCTGCCAAGTCGACATCCTTCGTAAATTGTAGTCGTTACAACAACGTATTAGGGTTGGTGGCTACGAGCCTGGAACGTCACCAGATATGGGGAAGTGGCCGGGAGAGATCTAGCAATAAAGGTTTACCGACAGCCGATTTTGGCTTAGGCTTGGGTTGGCGCTGGAGGCGTCGGCGCCCGGACGATTCGTGCCTGAATGTGCAGATGAGTCGAGAATCGGCGTACAGACACTCATGCAGGACGAATGAATCTACTATTACCAATATCACTTCAAGattaaaaaacatattCACACACGATAAAAAACATTGTACTACATCCACTAGTCTGAGAATGGATGCACAGAACATTAATGGCCTATATGGCATCGTTGAAGCTAAAAATGAGGAGAGGTTTCAGGTACCCAGTTTCCCGAAATCTTCTCTTTTAAAAAAGCATGGCGCTAGCAGTGCTTCGCCGGTGATTGACTCTGGAAGACAGATAACCCATAATGGACCAAGTTTAATGTCATCAGACACTGTATCTGCCAGCACAGACTCTTCTTCTACTACAACGCCGCCAATTGCTCGGCTTTCTAGTGTTACTGATCCAGCTGTAGATCGTGCTACAGGGCCGTCGATAGGAGTAGAAACGATCAATATAGTTCCCACCATTCCTGAAGGATTTAAGCCTAGTGGTTTCCGAGAGGAGCATCCTGTTGTATGCGaaactgaagaagaagtgaTTGGGGCGGAGGACGTGGATGAAGACTCCATGGAAGTCGATATCAGTAGCAATGAAGGCAGTGAAAATACCCAAGATGACAGCCACCACTCCTACCACCGCACCCACAATTCGATTTACCTTGATGAAGGCATCCTTAGTGAAAGCGAGGATGACTACATGTATGACATGAACAACGTTCCGATATCGAATAGATTGTCAGGCCTGGAATCGGCACGATGGGTCACTAGTTCCCCAAACATCAGCAGTCAGCTGAATATGCAATTTGAGTACGGTTCAACCCAAGAAAAATGGAACCAAccaaaaaaggaaattCCAAGAAGGAGGTACATACGGGATTCGCTACGTTGCATCCGCCCGttatatgatgatgatccATGGCTCGGAACTATATTGGTACATCCCGTAAATGTGCCGCTCCCCAGCCACTGCTACCAAGAAAGCTTCGTCGATAACTCCGAAAATCAAAAGGATTTCATTTCCCTATCAATTACAAAAAGTCGAAGTGGTAAAAGacaccatcatcatcatcatcatcatactaataataatggcagaaatcaaaataatTCCAACAGTCAGTTTTTAAGATCTTGCATAGTAGGTCCAATGGGACTGGTTGGGATTACAACCAACAGAGTTCCATGGACCACAAATattaattga
- the ASI2 gene encoding Asi2p (similar to Ashbya gossypii AFR047W), translated as MEQLDSSHSDLEMSGDEEEPDLYQLFMEESQRDQSPVDEQAGLDIQILLLEALQREHERNEQLGMRSIRGFGGEEDWPPFIRRRPQLRNFLRNQILLDHILIALLFPFSLFNILRALFSELTFSEYDFYIDILQYLRRISVVDATGKSLLLYTDSLGLLVKFHNVVVFYTRHIYYLLNAVLGDLKWTAHLYTFFVRVNTISLYLAYGFLTSSYLCFAAFFFTLCFGMTVIKRYKGVERIISQIYQNTEGLF; from the coding sequence ATGGAACAGTTGGATTCGTCTCATTCTGATTTAGAGATGAGTGGGGATGAGGAAGAACCGGATTTATATCAATTATTCATGGAGGAATCACAAAGAGATCAGTCACCGGTGGACGAACAGGCAGGGTTAGACATTCAGATATTACTTCTGGAGGCACTTCAGAGAGAACATGAACGAAATGAACAGCTGGGTATGAGAAGTATTAGAGGTTTTGGTGGGGAAGAAGATTGGCCGCCTTTTATCAGGCGAAGACCACAACTTCGGAATTTCTTGAGGAACCAAATACTTCTGGATCATATATTGATAGCGTTACTGTTCCCATTTTCTCTATTTAACATATTAAGAGCGCTTTTTAGTGAGTTAACATTCAGTGAGTATGATTtttatattgatattttgcaGTATTTGAGAAGGATTTCTGTTGTTGATGCAACTGGTAAATCGTTACTGTTATATACAGACAGTTTGGGATTGTTGGTCAAGTTCCACAACGTGGTGGTATTTTACACAAGACACATCTATTATCTGCTCAACGCAGTGCTGGGGGATCTTAAATGGACGGCGCACTTGTATACCTTTTTTGTGAGGGTGAATACCATATCTTTATATCTGGCATATGGGTTCCTTACAAGTTCATATTTGTGTTTTGCTGCATTCTTCTTTACTTTATGCTTTGGCATGACTGTAATAAAGAGGTATAAGGGAGTGGAAAGGATTATTAGCCAAATATACCAAAATACGGAAGGTCTCTTCTAA
- the PGA1 gene encoding Pga1p (similar to Ashbya gossypii AFR046C), with protein MKFVSILCGIATVLKCIVANTEAFNLHIPRDFPLHPTEVSSSNDGRVGRQLGTHYFPSMSLYNINHKLQVYPVPLNDTFYIQLTDLKQDETYQIRICWTAMHPVNVEGLGYQIVAHDVNFQGTVADDARIFVHFKVVPQCYPPINADTIPINVSVVNIKMGIPVDLYSVVFYILLVLGAVSYLVQHSNPYQLLKNAR; from the coding sequence ATGAAGTTTGTAAGCATACTATGTGGCATTGCAACAGTTTTGAAATGCATTGTTGCTAATACAGAAGCTTTTAACCTTCATATTCCTCGCGATTTCCCCCTGCACCCCACTGAAGTTAGTTCATCGAATGATGGCCGTGTTGGACGTCAACTTGGAACACACTATTTTCCAAGCATGTCGCTCTACAACATTAATCATAAGCTGCAGGTTTACCCTGTTCCGCTTAATGACACTTTCTACATACAGCTTACTGATTTAAAGCAGGATGAGACTTACCAGATAAGAATATGCTGGACTGCTATGCATCCTGTAAACGTGGAAGGGCTCGGGTATCAAATTGTCGCCCATGATGTTAACTTCCAAGGGACCGTTGCAGATGACGCTCGTATATTTGTTCATTTCAAGGTGGTTCCGCAGTGTTATCCACCAATTAATGCAGATACAATCCCGATCAACGTTTCGGTGGTGAACATCAAGATGGGCATTCCAGTAGATCTGTATTCTGTGGTATTTTACATTCTATTGGTGCTAGGTGCTGTATCCTACCTTGTGCAACATTCCAATCCATACCAGctattgaaaaatgctAGGTAA